The Hymenobacter oligotrophus genome segment AACCTCTTCCGAACAGCGCGCCGAAGCACATTATGGCAACTCGGGCCCCGGCGCCGTGGCGGCCGCCGCTGAGGCAGGCACTTCGTTTGCTCCTTCGGCCAACCAAGCAGCCCCTGCGGGCAATGCCGCTGCTTCGCCCGCAGAGCAAATGCCCGAAGCCGTGCGCGAGCCCGAGCAACAGTTGGACCAGGCCTCGGCCATCGAGTCGGCCGCAGCTCCCATTGGCTCGTTGCCTACTTCCAACAATCAGTCCGCTGCCGAGGCCGCTAAAGCTTTGGCTGCCGATGAGCACGAGGAAGACTACGTACCCGAAACGCCGGCTCCCGATTTCAGCAAGCTCGATCTGGCCTCCCAAGGCAGCTACTTGTTGAGCTTGCTTCAGCGCCCCGACGCGCGGCAAAACCGGCGCCAGATTCTTGATTTGCACCGGCAGTACGAGCAAGGCATTAACACCGAGCGCAACGCTGCACGCCAGCGGTTTACCGAGGCCGGTAACGATGCAGAAGCTTTTGCCTTCACAGGCCCCGACGGCTACGCCGAGCTAACGCGTGGCATTCAGGAGTACCGCGAAGCCCGTGTGCGCGATGCCAAGCAAGAAGATGAGCAGCGTTTACAAAATCTTACCCGCAAGCAGGAGTTGCTAGGTCAGCTGCGCTTGCTTGTTGAGTCAGCTGAAACCAAGGACAGCTCCGCCCGCATTAAATCGTTGCAAGCCGAATGGAAAGCCATCGGCCCCGTGCCGCAGCAGCAAGCCCAAGAGTTGTGGAACAGCTACCACGCCCTGCTCGACATATATTATAATAACCGCGGCCTCTTCTTCGAAATGAAGGAGCTGGACCGTCGCCGCAACCTCGAAGCCAAGGAGGCGCTCATTCAACGCGCCGATGCTCTCTCGCAGCAACCCAGCATCAACAAAGCCTTAACCGAACTGCGCCAACTTCACGAGGAGTGGAAAACCGTTGGCCCAGTGCCCAACGAAATGCGCGAACCGTTGTGGCAGCGCTTCCTGCAAGCTTCGGAAAAAGTGCACGAACGCAAACGCACGTTCCTCGATGCGCGCTCGGCCCAAGAAAATGCCAACCTGCAGCGCAAACAGGAACTGCTGGCCCAAATTATTCCGTTTAGCGAGTTTCGTACGGAGCGCGTAAACGAATGGCGCGCTAAAACCGACGAATTACAAGCCCTAAAAGAACAATGGGACGCGGCCGGCTTGGTACCCCGCAGCCAGGCCGAAACCATGAACAAGCAGTTTTGGGCTGCTTACAAAGGATTCTTCCAACACAAAAATCAATTCTTTAAAGCCCTCGACGAAGAGAAGGCGCGTAACCTTAAAGCTAAGGTTGCCTTGTGCGAACAGGCCGAGGCCGCGCTCGAAAATCCCAATTGGGAAGAAGCGCGCGAAACGGTTATTCGGGTACAAAAGGAAT includes the following:
- a CDS encoding DUF349 domain-containing protein, producing MLPENENTAPNRPDQDSETPMSILERRLAEIAKARQNPDEPNADATPDNSSAAPSSEQAPTPQPAEVNTAVPSAADIPPPAALTAPEASVAAEAPRAAEAPAPLAAGTTLTSSEQRAEAHYGNSGPGAVAAAAEAGTSFAPSANQAAPAGNAAASPAEQMPEAVREPEQQLDQASAIESAAAPIGSLPTSNNQSAAEAAKALAADEHEEDYVPETPAPDFSKLDLASQGSYLLSLLQRPDARQNRRQILDLHRQYEQGINTERNAARQRFTEAGNDAEAFAFTGPDGYAELTRGIQEYREARVRDAKQEDEQRLQNLTRKQELLGQLRLLVESAETKDSSARIKSLQAEWKAIGPVPQQQAQELWNSYHALLDIYYNNRGLFFEMKELDRRRNLEAKEALIQRADALSQQPSINKALTELRQLHEEWKTVGPVPNEMREPLWQRFLQASEKVHERKRTFLDARSAQENANLQRKQELLAQIIPFSEFRTERVNEWRAKTDELQALKEQWDAAGLVPRSQAETMNKQFWAAYKGFFQHKNQFFKALDEEKARNLKAKVALCEQAEAALENPNWEEARETVIRVQKEWKGIGRVPEKQSDKIWNRFRTACDAFFERKHQETRQREQHVQQLSQEQAARLDRIASHVATLSSDNPGTPEGLQALVEEWSQSDAQSNNKRGGTAQAEEKFLDLMGKYINTLPGLTYAEREDQLFQLQVQRMKSNPDAQQLLYRKEQGLRREINELENDVATLQTNLDFFARSKNAGQLREEYQGRIDETKVRIERLKRQLRVVRS